Proteins from one Oenanthe melanoleuca isolate GR-GAL-2019-014 chromosome 1, OMel1.0, whole genome shotgun sequence genomic window:
- the PLCXD2 gene encoding PI-PLC X domain-containing protein 2 yields the protein MRERRRRGAVGVMADGNADWMGSLPPALRSLPLSNLAIPGSHDSFSYWVDEKSPVGPDQATAIKRLARISLVRKIMKKWSVTQNLTFKEQLEGGIRYFDLRVSSKPGEVGKETYFIHGLFGIKVWDGLKEMNSFLEQHPKEVIFLDFNHFYAMDDSHHHFLINRIRSAFESKLCCVECVEYVTLLYMWEKKHQVLIFYHHPLYQEYPFLWPGNKMPAPWANTTNVHKLLQFLETTLGERSRYGTFHVSQAILTPRVKTIARHLIRGLKNTLVHRNLPMILNWVKAQKPGVMGVNIITSDFVELVDFAATVIALNDLLLEED from the exons ATGAGGGAGCGGCGGCGCCGCGGCGCCGTGGGGGTCATGGCCGACGGCAACGCCGACTGGATGGGCTCGCTGCCGCCCGCGCTGCGCTCCCTGCCGCTCTCCAACCTCGCCATCCCGG GATCACATGATTCTTTCAGCTACTGGGTTGATGAGAAATCTCCTGTGGGACCAGATCAAGCAACAGCTATCAAACGTTTGGCCAGAATTTCCTTGGTGAGAAAGATCATGAAGAAATGGTCAGTGACTCAAAATTTGACTTTCAAAGAGCAGTTGGAAGGTGGGATCCGCTACTTTGATCTTCGTGTATCTTCCAAACCTGGGGAAGTGGGAAAAGAGACTTACTTCATACATGGCTTGTTTGGCATCAAAGTATGGGATGGGCTGAAGGAGATGAATAGTTTTCTTGAGCAGCACCCTAAGGAAGTAATCTTCTTGGATTTCAATCATTTCTATGCCATGGATGACAGCCATCACCACTTCTTGATCAACAGGATCCGCTCAGCATTTGAATCCAAACTTTGTTGTGTTGAATGTGTAGAATATGTGACGTTACTGTACATGTGGGAGAAGAAACATCAG GTTCTCATATTTTACCACCACCCTTTGTATCAGGAATATCCCTTCCTGTGGCCAGGTAATAAAATGCCAGCACCATGGGCTAATACAACAAATGTgcacaaactgctgcagttcCTGGAGACCACACTTGGGGAACGAAGTCGTTATGGGACTTTCCACGTATCTCAAGCAATTCTCACACCTCGAGTGAAAACGATCGCACGGCATCTAATCCGTGGTCTGAAGAACACTCTTGTTCATAG GAACCTGCCGATGATTTTGAATTGGGTGAAAGCACAGAAGCCTGGTGTTATGGGTGTTAACATAATTACATCAGACTTTGTGGAGCTGGTTGACTTTGCTGCTACAGTTATTGCACTGAACGACCTCCTTTTGGAAGAGGACTGA